In one Nicotiana sylvestris chromosome 8, ASM39365v2, whole genome shotgun sequence genomic region, the following are encoded:
- the LOC138876017 gene encoding uncharacterized protein yields MASVSNLKIIVPEDSPTSAVLQIESAFAEENKMLRLHILEMWDAWSNGRELPSAIPRFPELIPMLSEVTNALVPNRLIPYGHPLMLFNDPGMPSGPPLQSEITYVTPYSFTQRPQYDLSGEQEKVVKNPEQEEMARKMKSLEQSLKSMQGLSGQKSVSYSDLCLFPHVHLPAGFKMPKFEKSNGNRDPVAYLKRYCNQLRDAGRKEELLMAHFGERLTGIASEWYTDQEITNWHVWDDMTQDFIRQFQYNMYIAPHRNSLSNLKKKTAESFSKYAVKWNEQAARVKPSMDEIEMFY; encoded by the exons ATGGCCTCCGTAAGCAATCTAAAAATCATCGTTCCTGAGGATAGCCCGACATCAGCTGTTCTGCAGATAGAATCAGCATttgctgaagagaataagatgttgcgtctccacatattggaaatgtgggatgcctggtctaatggtagggaactgCCAAGTGCAATCCCTAGGTTCCCTGAATTGATCCCCATGTTAAGTGAGGTTACCAATGCCCTTGTGCCCAACCGGCTCATCCCATACGGGCACCCTCTAATGTTGTTCAATGatcctggcatgccttct GGTCCACCGCTTCaatcagaaataacatatgtgacgccgtactctttcactcaacgtccgcaatatgatctctcgggggagcaagaaaaggttgttaaaaatcccgagcaagaggaaatggctcgaaAGATGAAGAGCCTCGAACAAAGCCTAAAAAGCATGCAAGGTTTGAGTGGCCagaagagtgtctcatactctgacctctgtttgtttccccatgtccacttgccagctggctttaagatgccaaaatttgaaaagtccAACGGGAACAGAGACCCGGTCGCTTATCTGAAGCGATACTGTAACCAGTTGAGGGATGCTGGTAGAAAggaggagctgctaatggcccATTTTGGGGAAAGACTCACCGgaatcgcttctgagtggtatacggatcaagaaattactaattggcatgtgtgggacgacatgactcaagattttatccgccagttccaatataatatgtaCATTGCTCCCCacagaaactctttgtccaatttgaaaaagaaaacagcGGAAAGCTTCAGCAAATATGCTGTTAAATGGAAtgagcaagctgccagggtaaagccttcaatggatgaaattgaaatg